Within Aspergillus oryzae RIB40 DNA, chromosome 2, the genomic segment GTCTCCCACCCGTCGTTCGGGGAGGACGCCCGACGCGGGTGGGTATTGTTGTGGTTCCCCAGACTCAGACGTTCGTACTTTTCAAGCATGTCACGCACGCCTGAGGCCGTGTAGTTCCATGACCCACTCGAGAAGCTTCCCCGATACCGTTCGAGCCCGTCGGCATAGTTGCCCCATCGATCCGGTAACTGGGACGAAGGGTGGCGTCCAAAGAGCTCCTTAACCTCGTCGGAGACCGCGTCCGACTGCAGGACCCGCTCCTCTTGGTTTCGAGATCGGACGGACTCGCGGAATATGTGGAATAGATGGCGACCCACTTGGGACCGACTGGCTGTGATGGAGAATGCACTCGTGAGCGATAAGAAGTCGTGGTCGAGGACGTCAAAGGAAGGGTCGTCGAGCATGGTGAAGAGCGCAAGCATCATCGCATAGGTAGCAAACTGATGAGCGCGCTCCATCCCGTA encodes:
- a CDS encoding uncharacterized protein (predicted protein), encoding MRYHVLIIGLARDGFGVQSFFLGSEEQRRKMDESANAMSLASAREISALARIHRQEYGMERAHQFATYAMMLALFTMLDDPSFDVLDHDFLSLTSAFSITASRSQVGRHLFHIFRESVRSRNQEERVLQSDAVSDEVKELFGRHPSSQLPDRWGNYADGLERYRGSFSSGSWNYTASGVRDMLEKYERLSLGNHNNTHPRRASSPNDGWET